In a single window of the Ciconia boyciana chromosome 7, ASM3463844v1, whole genome shotgun sequence genome:
- the ECHDC2 gene encoding enoyl-CoA hydratase domain-containing protein 2, mitochondrial isoform X1 — MMRLGRAGRELLRWGGGGPPAAAPRRGAEVLVGAAGGESSGIAEILMNRPHARNSLGKVFVNELFSALERLRFDEKVRVVVFKSEVKGVFCAGADLKERAEMDDAEVGHFVKRLRNLMDEIAALPVPTIAAIDGYALGGGLELALACDLRVAASSAKMGLIETTRGLLPGAGGTQRLPRCVGIGLAKELIFTGRQIDGQQALSMGLVNHTVPQNSEGDAAYQRALTLAKEILPQAPFAVKMGKLAINRGMEVDIASGMAIEGMCYAQNIPTRDRQEGMAAFREKRPPQFIGK; from the exons ATGATGCggctggggcgggcggggcgcgaGCTGCTGCGCTGGGGTGGCGGCGGGCCCCCCGCggcagccccacggcggggCGCGGAGGTGCTGGTGggcgcggccggcggggagAGCAGCG GTATTGCTGAAATCCTAATGAACCGACCCCACGCAAGAAATTCATTGGGAAAAGTATTTGTAAATGAA CTGTTCAGCGCTCTGGAACGACTCCGCTTTGATGAGAAGGTTCGCGTGGTGGTGTTCAAGAGTGAGGTGAAAGGTGTATTTTGTGCTG GTGCAGACTTAAAGGAACGTGCAGAGATGGATGATGCAGAAGTTGGACACTTTGTTAAAAGACTGAGAAATCTCATGGATGAAATAG CTGCCCTGCCTGTACCCACAATTGCTGCAATAGATGGCTACGCATTGGGTGGTGGACTAGAACTGGCGTTAGCTTGTGACCTTCGAGTAGCAG cttcatCAGCTAAAATGGGCCTTATTGAGACCACAAGAGGGCTTCTTCCTGGAGCAG GTGGAACCCAGCGCCTGCCCAGATGTGTTGGAATAGGTCTTGCAAAGGAACTAATTTTCACTGGTAGACAGATTGATGGACAACAAGCCTTGTCGATGGGATTAGTAAATCACACAGTGCCACAGAACAGTGAGGGAGATGCAGCTTACCAGAGAGCATTAACTTTGGCTAAAGAAATCCTTCCTCAG gctCCATTTGCTGTGAAAATGGGAAAACTGGCAATAAACAGAGGAAtggag GTTGACATTGCGTCAGGGATGGCTATTGAGGGGATGTGTTATGCCCAG aataTTCCCACAAGAGACCGTCAGGAAGGGATGGCTGCCTTCAGGGAGAAACGACCACCTCAGTTTATCGGCAAATAA
- the ECHDC2 gene encoding enoyl-CoA hydratase domain-containing protein 2, mitochondrial isoform X2 — translation MMRLGRAGRELLRWGGGGPPAAAPRRGAEVLVGAAGGESSGIAEILMNRPHARNSLGKVFVNELFSALERLRFDEKVRVVVFKSEVKGVFCAGADLKERAEMDDAEVGHFVKRLRNLMDEIAALPVPTIAAIDGYALGGGLELALACDLRVAASSAKMGLIETTRGLLPGAGGTQRLPRCVGIGLAKELIFTGRQIDGQQALSMGLVNHTVPQNSEGDAAYQRALTLAKEILPQVDIASGMAIEGMCYAQNIPTRDRQEGMAAFREKRPPQFIGK, via the exons ATGATGCggctggggcgggcggggcgcgaGCTGCTGCGCTGGGGTGGCGGCGGGCCCCCCGCggcagccccacggcggggCGCGGAGGTGCTGGTGggcgcggccggcggggagAGCAGCG GTATTGCTGAAATCCTAATGAACCGACCCCACGCAAGAAATTCATTGGGAAAAGTATTTGTAAATGAA CTGTTCAGCGCTCTGGAACGACTCCGCTTTGATGAGAAGGTTCGCGTGGTGGTGTTCAAGAGTGAGGTGAAAGGTGTATTTTGTGCTG GTGCAGACTTAAAGGAACGTGCAGAGATGGATGATGCAGAAGTTGGACACTTTGTTAAAAGACTGAGAAATCTCATGGATGAAATAG CTGCCCTGCCTGTACCCACAATTGCTGCAATAGATGGCTACGCATTGGGTGGTGGACTAGAACTGGCGTTAGCTTGTGACCTTCGAGTAGCAG cttcatCAGCTAAAATGGGCCTTATTGAGACCACAAGAGGGCTTCTTCCTGGAGCAG GTGGAACCCAGCGCCTGCCCAGATGTGTTGGAATAGGTCTTGCAAAGGAACTAATTTTCACTGGTAGACAGATTGATGGACAACAAGCCTTGTCGATGGGATTAGTAAATCACACAGTGCCACAGAACAGTGAGGGAGATGCAGCTTACCAGAGAGCATTAACTTTGGCTAAAGAAATCCTTCCTCAG GTTGACATTGCGTCAGGGATGGCTATTGAGGGGATGTGTTATGCCCAG aataTTCCCACAAGAGACCGTCAGGAAGGGATGGCTGCCTTCAGGGAGAAACGACCACCTCAGTTTATCGGCAAATAA